A single genomic interval of Spinacia oleracea cultivar Varoflay chromosome 6, BTI_SOV_V1, whole genome shotgun sequence harbors:
- the LOC130462499 gene encoding uncharacterized protein produces MVGVINRFKSALVRARSALSCRSPHSTRTGTGRAGADDAVPSVGGRGPGERERARHSPLRHRRSDVGVSPSGERSESERMRRSVSVDREPSPELQPQPHFWGDSGWGFLYHGEWSGWTGEAWRHEADDES; encoded by the exons atggtgggggtgatcaaccggtttaagtccgcgttggttcgggcccgatctgcactttcttgcaggagcccccactccactcgg ACGGGGACCggacgagccggggccgacgacgcagTACCATCGGTCGGGGGACGCGGTCctggggagagagagagggcacgacactcgcccctacggcatcgccgttctgatgTGGGGGTGAGtccttccggggagaggtccgagtcGGAGCGTatgcgacgttccgtgtcggtggatCGAGaacctagccccgagttgcagccacagcctcatttttggggcgattctggctgggggttcttataccacggggagtggagcggatggaccggcgaggcttggagacatgaagccgatgacgagtcttag